In one Tessaracoccus palaemonis genomic region, the following are encoded:
- a CDS encoding ABC transporter ATP-binding protein: protein MESVAKKDVVLQVDNLKKGYGPVTIVENFSMKVHAGEAVALTGRNGAGKSTVLRCLVGADRPSEGTVAVNGVKVSETNPVIRREVATVIDDLDFFPDLSVVEHLDLLARAHGLTDPDALVDEVLEEVQLVPQAGQLPSTLSSGQRRRLALATAFVRPRSLLVLDEPEQRLDVEGVEWLGRRLKQELAGGLAIVLASHEPTLLEAIGARQLRLGA from the coding sequence ATGGAAAGCGTGGCTAAGAAAGACGTAGTGCTCCAGGTGGACAACCTCAAGAAGGGCTATGGCCCCGTGACCATCGTGGAGAACTTCTCCATGAAGGTGCATGCGGGTGAGGCCGTCGCGCTCACAGGGCGCAACGGTGCCGGCAAGTCCACCGTGCTGCGCTGCCTCGTCGGGGCGGACCGCCCCAGCGAGGGGACCGTCGCGGTCAACGGCGTGAAGGTCTCCGAGACCAACCCGGTGATCCGGCGCGAGGTGGCGACCGTGATCGACGACCTCGACTTCTTCCCCGACCTCAGCGTCGTGGAGCACCTCGATCTGCTCGCCCGTGCCCACGGCCTGACCGACCCGGACGCGCTCGTCGACGAGGTGCTGGAGGAGGTGCAGCTCGTGCCGCAGGCCGGCCAGCTGCCGTCCACCCTGTCGTCGGGCCAGCGTCGCCGTCTGGCTCTCGCGACCGCCTTCGTCCGGCCCCGCTCGCTGCTGGTGCTCGACGAGCCGGAGCAGCGACTCGACGTCGAGGGCGTCGAGTGGCTCGGTCGTCGCCTGAAGCAGGAGCTGGCAGGCGGGCTCGCCATCGTGCTCGCCAGCCACGAGCCGACCCTCCTCGAGGCCATCGGCGCCCGTCAGCTGAGGCTGGGCGCCTGA
- a CDS encoding demethylmenaquinone methyltransferase, with product MQNQRAGLDKKRVDVAAMFDGVAKRYDLFNTVLSLGQVHSWRRATVAAVAPREGQRILDLAAGTGTSSASFAESGAFVVASDISLGMLRQGRVQQPAIDFVAGDALALPFRDDTFDAVTISYGLRNVEDTSAALREMLRVTRPGGRVVIAEFSTPTNTVFRHIYTEYLMAALPRIAKLSSNPVAYGYLAESILAWPDQRGLADLLVASGWDDVEWQNHAGGIVALHRAWKA from the coding sequence ATGCAGAATCAGCGCGCCGGTCTGGACAAGAAGCGGGTGGACGTCGCCGCCATGTTCGACGGGGTGGCGAAGCGCTACGACCTGTTCAACACTGTGCTGAGCCTCGGCCAGGTGCACAGCTGGCGGCGGGCGACCGTCGCGGCGGTCGCGCCGCGCGAGGGCCAGCGCATCCTCGACCTCGCCGCAGGGACGGGCACGAGTTCGGCATCCTTCGCGGAGTCCGGAGCGTTCGTGGTGGCCAGCGACATCTCGCTCGGCATGCTGCGCCAGGGCCGGGTCCAGCAGCCTGCGATCGACTTCGTGGCCGGCGACGCCCTGGCGCTGCCCTTCCGCGACGACACGTTCGACGCGGTGACCATCTCCTACGGCCTGCGCAACGTCGAGGACACCTCGGCCGCGCTCCGCGAGATGCTCCGGGTGACGAGGCCCGGTGGCCGCGTCGTGATCGCCGAGTTCTCCACGCCCACGAACACGGTGTTCCGCCACATCTACACCGAGTACCTGATGGCGGCGCTCCCCCGCATCGCGAAGCTGTCGAGCAACCCCGTCGCCTACGGCTACCTCGCCGAGTCGATCCTCGCCTGGCCCGACCAGCGCGGGCTGGCCGACCTCCTCGTCGCATCCGGCTGGGACGACGTCGAGTGGCAGAACCACGCCGGCGGCATCGTCGCGCTGCACCGCGCCTGGAAGGCCTAA